A window from Myxococcus fulvus encodes these proteins:
- the thiD gene encoding bifunctional hydroxymethylpyrimidine kinase/phosphomethylpyrimidine kinase — MSPRVVLLAGLEPTGRAGLLADVAAVRALGGQPVAVPLAQTAQGRQTFSWTASPPRVVTAQLTAARELGDVHAVKWGMVPGLPQLEAASRALKSAKAWWVVDPVVFTSRGQRLSRLSARRYLSLAGPRVVLTPNLDEAGWLLGRPVPEDVAGAREAATELLSHGFGAVLVKGGHLPDTGALADVLATPDGVLEVKGPRLARSPEKRGTGCRLASALATELGRGQSLEAATRTARKLVVRYLKTGRE; from the coding sequence ATGAGCCCGAGGGTGGTGCTGCTCGCGGGGCTGGAGCCGACGGGGAGGGCGGGGCTGCTGGCGGACGTGGCCGCGGTGCGCGCGCTGGGTGGGCAGCCCGTCGCGGTGCCGCTGGCGCAGACGGCGCAGGGCCGGCAGACGTTCTCCTGGACGGCGTCTCCTCCGCGCGTGGTGACCGCGCAGCTCACCGCCGCGCGCGAGCTGGGTGATGTGCACGCGGTGAAGTGGGGGATGGTGCCGGGGCTGCCGCAATTGGAGGCCGCGAGCCGCGCCTTGAAGAGCGCGAAGGCGTGGTGGGTGGTGGACCCGGTGGTCTTCACGTCACGGGGACAGCGGCTGTCGCGTCTGTCCGCGCGGCGCTACCTGTCGCTCGCGGGGCCGCGCGTGGTGCTCACGCCGAACCTCGATGAGGCGGGGTGGCTTCTGGGGCGGCCCGTGCCGGAGGACGTGGCGGGCGCGCGCGAGGCGGCGACGGAGCTGCTCTCGCATGGTTTCGGCGCGGTGCTGGTGAAGGGCGGGCATCTGCCCGACACGGGGGCGCTGGCGGACGTGCTGGCCACGCCTGATGGAGTGCTCGAGGTGAAGGGCCCGCGGCTCGCGCGCTCCCCGGAGAAGCGCGGGACGGGGTGTCGGTTGGCGTCGGCGCTGGCCACGGAGCTGGGGCGCGGCCAGTCGCTCGAGGCGGCCACGCGCACCGCGCGCAAGCTGGTGGTCCGGTATCTCAAGACGGGCCGCGAGTAG
- the dnaB gene encoding replicative DNA helicase, giving the protein MENSLDVRDGRKVHEDLAAERAVLGSVLADNSLIAAVGEVVHADDFSSPAHAQIFAAMIRLDGQSKQVDHLTLAEELKVLGQLVAVGGPAYLMRLDQVVPLASNAVQYANIVKDQALRRRLANVGREIQELASQETGELEVLLDEAERKVFLLAEKKREGDLRPVSELMEQTLDLLDKMKSAATGITGLSTGYIDLDNQLTGLHAGELIILAARPGVGKTSFAMNMAVHAALKDNKAVGIFSLEMPADQLLMRLLASTARVDMKKLRGGRLSPHDEEKFQEMAGALYNAPIYIDDSGGLSPFDLRAKARRVKQKDPRLSLLIIDYLQLMHQKGKVESRQLEVAEISRALKQLAKELEVPIIALSQLSRKVEERKGGKPMLSDLRESGSIEQDADVVMFIHREEVEEGGEAPPPSTGATTVIPVELIIAKQRNGPIGEIPLVFLAEYTRFESRSRGE; this is encoded by the coding sequence ATGGAGAACTCCCTCGACGTCAGAGACGGGCGAAAGGTCCACGAGGACCTCGCCGCCGAGCGCGCGGTCCTAGGGTCCGTGCTCGCGGACAACTCACTCATCGCCGCGGTGGGCGAAGTCGTCCACGCGGACGACTTCTCCAGCCCGGCGCACGCCCAGATTTTCGCGGCGATGATCCGCCTGGACGGCCAGAGCAAACAGGTCGACCACCTGACGCTGGCCGAGGAGCTGAAGGTCCTCGGGCAACTCGTCGCCGTGGGCGGCCCCGCGTACCTGATGCGGCTGGACCAGGTCGTTCCCCTGGCCTCCAACGCGGTCCAGTACGCGAACATCGTCAAGGACCAGGCGTTGCGGCGCCGGCTCGCGAACGTGGGCCGGGAGATTCAGGAGCTCGCCAGCCAGGAGACGGGCGAGCTGGAGGTGCTGCTCGACGAGGCCGAGCGCAAGGTGTTCCTCCTCGCGGAGAAGAAGCGCGAGGGAGACTTGCGTCCGGTCAGCGAGCTGATGGAGCAGACGCTCGACCTGCTCGACAAGATGAAGTCGGCGGCGACGGGCATCACCGGCCTGTCCACCGGCTACATCGACCTGGACAACCAGCTCACGGGCCTGCACGCCGGCGAGCTCATCATCCTCGCGGCCCGTCCGGGCGTCGGCAAGACGTCGTTCGCCATGAACATGGCGGTGCACGCGGCGCTCAAGGACAACAAGGCCGTCGGCATCTTCAGCCTGGAAATGCCCGCCGACCAGCTGCTCATGCGTCTGCTCGCGTCCACCGCGCGCGTGGACATGAAGAAGCTGCGTGGCGGCCGGCTCTCTCCGCATGACGAGGAGAAGTTCCAGGAGATGGCGGGCGCGCTCTACAACGCGCCCATCTACATCGACGACTCCGGCGGTCTGTCACCGTTCGACTTGCGCGCGAAGGCGCGGCGCGTGAAGCAGAAGGACCCGCGCCTGTCGCTCCTCATCATCGACTACCTCCAGCTCATGCATCAGAAGGGCAAGGTGGAGAGCCGTCAGTTGGAGGTCGCCGAAATCTCCCGTGCGCTCAAGCAGCTGGCCAAGGAGCTGGAGGTGCCCATCATCGCCCTCAGTCAGCTCAGCCGTAAGGTCGAGGAGCGCAAGGGCGGCAAGCCCATGCTGTCGGACCTGCGTGAGTCCGGCTCCATCGAGCAGGACGCCGACGTGGTGATGTTCATCCACCGTGAAGAGGTGGAGGAAGGCGGCGAGGCGCCGCCCCCGTCGACGGGCGCCACCACCGTCATCCCCGTCGAGCTCATCATCGCCAAGCAGCGCAACGGCCCCATCGGTGAAATCCCGCTGGTGTTCCTCGCCGAGTACACCCGCTTCGAGAGCCGCAGCCGCGGCGAGTAG
- a CDS encoding LytR/AlgR family response regulator transcription factor, producing MTTFRLLVVDDEAPARAKVKRLLEHETRFTLVGEAEDGTQALERIEALRPDLIVLDVQMPGLTGFEVLDALGAEPGPAVIFSTAYDGFALRAFEAHAVDYLLKPYDGERFTRALDKAHAQLVGGGGEAERLQALLREVTTATPRRALERLVVKSGEAWVPLRLEEVWRLSSEDKYVRVHTASGEHLVRQSLRSLEERLDPERFVRIHRGDIINLEAVARLEPWTHGDGILVLKNGTTVVLSRTWREAFLRRWGFEG from the coding sequence ATGACGACGTTCCGACTGCTCGTGGTGGATGACGAGGCGCCCGCCCGCGCGAAGGTGAAGCGCCTGCTCGAGCACGAGACGCGCTTCACGCTGGTGGGCGAGGCGGAGGATGGAACGCAGGCGCTGGAGCGCATCGAGGCGCTCCGGCCGGACCTCATCGTGCTCGACGTGCAGATGCCGGGGCTGACGGGCTTCGAGGTGCTCGATGCGCTCGGCGCCGAGCCGGGCCCCGCCGTCATCTTCTCCACGGCCTATGACGGCTTCGCGCTCCGGGCCTTCGAGGCGCACGCGGTGGACTACCTGCTCAAGCCCTACGACGGCGAGCGCTTCACCCGTGCGTTGGACAAGGCCCACGCCCAGCTCGTCGGCGGTGGGGGCGAAGCCGAGCGACTCCAGGCGCTGCTGCGCGAGGTGACCACCGCGACGCCCCGACGCGCGCTGGAGCGGTTGGTGGTGAAGTCCGGCGAGGCCTGGGTGCCGCTGCGCCTGGAGGAGGTGTGGCGCCTGTCCTCCGAGGACAAGTACGTGCGCGTCCACACGGCCAGCGGCGAGCACCTGGTCCGCCAGAGCCTCCGCTCCCTGGAGGAGCGCCTGGACCCGGAGCGCTTCGTGCGCATCCACCGGGGCGACATCATCAACCTGGAGGCCGTGGCGCGGCTGGAGCCCTGGACCCACGGCGACGGCATCCTCGTGCTGAAGAACGGCACGACGGTGGTCCTCAGCCGCACGTGGCGTGAAGCCTTCCTGCGGCGCTGGGGCTTCGAGGGGTGA
- a CDS encoding sensor histidine kinase has product MDAPTLVKPAWRWPRLRVRPVLVTLGLSLLIGLSYGTAVRLDQLANGLTSLPASRAYLWELTGALSGWLAAPIILFAALNAPSPRASGWVRFVGLHTVCFALYTTAHILFMMGSRHPLYVLFGWGRYDYGPLGFRLPMEVVKDVLVYGLTAAFVILLAAWRERQARVLRAAELEGELRAAQLQSLTGQLHPHFLFNSLHTISSVMYEDLARTDRLLSDLGQLLRASLERAEPTWTLAEERAHAQRFIALLSARFGDRLKVSWNVAPVLDSARVPCFALQTLVENAVKHNQDRREPLEVRIRAREDGGDWSLEVEDTGRGFGESSPASGPGVGLSHLEQVLALLHGGQARLERGRGPEGGARVALTLPRSGTS; this is encoded by the coding sequence ATGGACGCCCCCACCCTCGTGAAGCCCGCGTGGCGCTGGCCACGCCTCCGTGTCCGTCCGGTGCTCGTGACGCTGGGCCTCAGCCTGCTCATCGGCCTGTCGTATGGCACCGCGGTGAGGCTGGACCAGCTGGCCAACGGGCTCACGTCCCTGCCCGCGTCACGGGCCTATCTGTGGGAGCTCACCGGAGCGCTCTCGGGGTGGCTCGCGGCGCCCATCATCCTGTTCGCGGCGCTCAATGCGCCGTCGCCCCGCGCATCGGGCTGGGTCCGCTTCGTGGGGCTGCACACGGTGTGCTTCGCGCTCTACACGACGGCGCACATCCTCTTCATGATGGGCTCCCGCCATCCGCTCTACGTGCTGTTCGGTTGGGGGCGGTACGACTACGGACCGCTGGGCTTCCGGCTGCCGATGGAGGTGGTGAAGGACGTGCTCGTCTACGGGCTGACGGCGGCCTTCGTCATCCTGCTGGCCGCGTGGCGTGAGCGACAGGCTCGGGTCCTGCGCGCGGCGGAGCTGGAGGGCGAGCTGCGCGCCGCCCAGCTCCAGTCCCTCACCGGACAGCTCCACCCGCACTTCCTCTTCAACTCGCTGCACACCATCAGCTCCGTCATGTACGAGGACCTGGCGCGCACGGACCGGCTGCTGAGTGACTTGGGACAGCTCCTGCGCGCGAGCCTGGAGCGGGCCGAGCCCACGTGGACGCTGGCGGAGGAGCGGGCCCATGCGCAGCGCTTCATCGCGCTGTTGTCCGCGCGCTTCGGAGACCGGTTGAAGGTCAGCTGGAACGTGGCGCCGGTCCTCGACTCGGCGCGGGTGCCCTGCTTCGCCCTGCAGACGCTGGTGGAGAACGCGGTGAAGCACAACCAGGACCGCCGCGAGCCGCTGGAGGTCCGCATCCGCGCTCGCGAGGATGGCGGCGACTGGAGCCTGGAGGTGGAGGACACCGGGCGAGGCTTCGGCGAGAGCTCTCCGGCCTCGGGGCCGGGCGTGGGGCTCTCGCACCTGGAGCAGGTGCTGGCGCTGCTGCACGGTGGACAAGCCCGGCTGGAGCGGGGACGCGGGCCCGAGGGCGGCGCGCGCGTGGCGCTCACGCTGCCTCGGAGCGGCACGTCATGA
- a CDS encoding acyltransferase family protein, with amino-acid sequence MSTPAPTTSSDTHHPDLDWLRVVAILVLHLFHTGMMFNTWDWHVKSPVALPVLEPTMEVLHLVRMPLLMVISGIGTALALRRRSTGAFAADRVRRLLVPVLFGMLVVVPPQIYVERVLQGQFQGSYADFYPSVFQFVPYPRGGSLSWHHLWFVVYLFVYCMLALPLFAWLGSARAWVERLEAWLCRGLNVLWLAVPLALNDVLLHGHPVTHGLFDDPLNFGHYGLLFLVGHLMGRTPRLWDVLVERRWALLGLSAVLFAVMVPPNEYPRVPETLGRVVSQWLFILTALGWARRAITTSRPWLTHAQELSYPFYILHQTVIIVVGFALLRLPVGPWVLFGCVLAVSFLLSWGLSEAVARLPWLRPLFGLKARASRRLHAPSAAAPGHTA; translated from the coding sequence ATGAGCACGCCCGCACCGACGACGTCTTCCGACACCCATCACCCGGACCTGGACTGGCTGCGCGTCGTGGCCATCCTCGTGCTGCACCTGTTCCACACGGGGATGATGTTCAACACGTGGGACTGGCACGTGAAGTCGCCCGTCGCGCTGCCGGTGTTGGAGCCGACGATGGAGGTGCTCCACCTGGTGCGCATGCCGCTGTTGATGGTCATCTCGGGCATCGGCACCGCGCTGGCACTGCGGCGACGGTCGACGGGGGCCTTCGCGGCGGACCGGGTGCGGCGGCTCCTGGTGCCGGTGCTCTTCGGGATGCTCGTCGTCGTCCCGCCGCAAATCTACGTGGAGCGCGTTCTCCAGGGGCAATTCCAGGGGAGCTACGCGGACTTCTACCCCTCCGTGTTCCAGTTCGTGCCCTACCCTCGCGGCGGCAGCCTGAGCTGGCACCACCTGTGGTTCGTCGTCTACCTCTTCGTCTACTGCATGCTGGCGCTGCCGCTGTTCGCGTGGCTGGGCAGCGCCCGCGCGTGGGTGGAGCGGCTGGAGGCGTGGCTGTGCCGGGGCCTGAATGTGCTGTGGCTGGCCGTGCCGCTGGCGCTCAACGACGTGCTGCTGCACGGGCATCCGGTGACGCACGGCCTGTTCGACGACCCATTGAACTTCGGCCACTACGGGCTGTTGTTCCTGGTGGGCCACCTGATGGGGCGGACGCCGCGCCTGTGGGACGTGCTGGTGGAGCGCAGGTGGGCACTCCTGGGGCTGTCGGCCGTGCTCTTCGCGGTGATGGTGCCGCCGAACGAATACCCGCGCGTTCCGGAGACGCTGGGCCGGGTGGTCTCGCAGTGGCTGTTCATCCTGACGGCGCTGGGCTGGGCGCGGCGCGCCATCACCACCTCGCGCCCGTGGCTCACGCACGCGCAGGAGCTGTCCTACCCGTTCTACATCCTTCACCAGACGGTCATCATCGTGGTGGGCTTCGCGCTCTTGAGGCTGCCGGTGGGGCCGTGGGTGTTGTTCGGCTGCGTCCTCGCGGTGTCCTTCCTGCTCTCCTGGGGATTGAGCGAGGCAGTCGCTCGCCTGCCCTGGCTGAGGCCGCTCTTCGGGCTGAAGGCCCGTGCGTCACGCCGGCTGCACGCCCCGAGCGCGGCGGCTCCGGGGCATACTGCGTGA
- the rplI gene encoding 50S ribosomal protein L9, which translates to MKVILREDIENLGKSGELVTVKDGFGRNYLLPRKKAVLASEQNLRQLEHEKAVITARNAKLKGAAEEQAKKVGSIKVTIKRKVGEQDKLFGSVTALDIAEAVAAQGQTVDRRAIHLPEPIKTLGNYEVELRLHREVTAKIKVEVAAE; encoded by the coding sequence ATGAAGGTCATTCTGCGTGAGGACATCGAGAACCTCGGCAAGTCCGGGGAGCTCGTCACCGTGAAGGACGGCTTCGGCCGCAACTACCTCCTGCCGCGCAAGAAGGCGGTTCTGGCCAGCGAGCAGAACCTCCGTCAGCTCGAGCACGAGAAGGCGGTCATCACCGCCCGCAACGCCAAGCTGAAGGGCGCCGCGGAGGAGCAGGCGAAGAAGGTCGGCTCCATCAAGGTCACCATCAAGCGCAAGGTGGGCGAGCAGGACAAGCTGTTCGGCTCCGTCACGGCGCTGGACATCGCGGAGGCCGTCGCGGCCCAGGGCCAGACGGTGGACCGTCGCGCCATCCACCTGCCCGAGCCCATCAAGACGCTCGGCAACTACGAGGTGGAGCTGCGTCTGCACCGCGAGGTGACGGCGAAGATCAAGGTCGAGGTCGCCGCCGAGTAA
- the rpsR gene encoding 30S ribosomal protein S18 gives MSNGTDSKTGASSGGRSGGFGGGGPRGDRGGDRGDRGGDRGDRGGGMGGDDEKRGGGRGFGRKKVCRFCAEKDASVDFKDQATLKYFVTERGKIIPRRISGNCAKHQREVATAIKRARGIALLPYNAVVG, from the coding sequence ATGAGCAACGGTACGGACAGCAAGACGGGCGCGTCGTCGGGCGGCCGCAGTGGCGGCTTCGGCGGCGGTGGGCCGCGGGGTGATCGCGGCGGTGACCGCGGTGACCGTGGTGGCGACCGCGGGGATCGCGGCGGCGGCATGGGTGGTGACGACGAGAAGCGCGGCGGTGGCCGTGGCTTCGGTCGCAAGAAGGTCTGCCGCTTCTGCGCGGAGAAGGACGCTTCGGTGGACTTCAAGGACCAGGCGACGCTGAAGTACTTCGTCACCGAGCGCGGCAAGATCATCCCCCGCCGCATCTCCGGCAACTGCGCGAAGCACCAGCGTGAGGTGGCGACGGCCATCAAGCGCGCCCGTGGCATCGCGCTGCTCCCCTACAACGCGGTGGTCGGCTGA
- the rpsF gene encoding 30S ribosomal protein S6: MAETQAAKRLREYETIFLVKPDLTDDNVDKLKERVRGIVDREGGKVLRFTVWGKKKTLFPVAKQPRAIYVHASYLGGSKLVAEIERNLKNLDEVTRYISVKKADEVDPDTRPVLEDLKLAGDVEETRPGAPADREGGFRGDGGEEAVGESEEESSEEA, translated from the coding sequence ATGGCAGAGACGCAGGCCGCCAAGCGGCTTCGTGAGTACGAGACCATCTTCCTGGTCAAGCCGGACCTGACGGACGACAACGTGGACAAGCTCAAGGAGCGCGTCCGTGGCATCGTCGACCGCGAGGGTGGCAAGGTCCTCCGCTTCACGGTGTGGGGCAAGAAGAAGACCCTGTTCCCCGTGGCCAAGCAGCCCCGCGCCATCTACGTGCACGCCAGCTACCTGGGCGGCTCGAAGCTGGTGGCGGAGATCGAGCGCAACCTGAAGAACCTGGATGAGGTCACCCGCTACATCTCCGTGAAGAAGGCGGATGAGGTGGACCCCGACACGCGCCCGGTCCTCGAGGACCTGAAGCTGGCTGGCGACGTGGAGGAGACGCGTCCTGGGGCTCCCGCCGACCGCGAGGGTGGTTTCCGCGGCGATGGCGGCGAGGAGGCCGTTGGCGAGTCGGAGGAGGAGTCGTCCGAGGAGGCCTGA
- the pth gene encoding aminoacyl-tRNA hydrolase: MKLICGLGNPGREYERHRHNIGFMVVEAMLSRARAELNQEKFAAKVGQGTLAGERVLFVEPQTFMNLSGRSVAEAARFYKIAPEDVLVIHDELDLPMGRLQLKAGGGSGGHNGLKSIVGSLGSEAFIRLRFGIDKPEGPNARERVAGYVLSNFDDGERRQLEELIPRALDMTECWVREGLSVAMNRFNRKA, from the coding sequence ATGAAGCTCATCTGCGGGCTGGGCAACCCGGGGCGCGAGTACGAGCGGCACCGGCACAACATCGGGTTCATGGTGGTGGAGGCGATGCTGTCGCGCGCCCGCGCCGAGCTGAACCAGGAGAAGTTCGCCGCCAAGGTGGGCCAGGGGACGCTCGCGGGCGAGCGCGTGCTCTTCGTGGAGCCCCAGACGTTCATGAACCTGTCGGGCCGCTCGGTGGCCGAGGCGGCGCGGTTCTACAAGATCGCCCCCGAGGACGTGCTCGTCATCCACGACGAGCTGGATTTGCCCATGGGGCGGCTGCAGCTCAAGGCGGGCGGCGGCTCGGGGGGCCACAACGGGCTCAAGAGCATCGTCGGAAGCCTGGGCTCGGAGGCCTTCATCCGGCTGCGCTTCGGCATCGACAAGCCGGAGGGGCCCAACGCCCGCGAGCGGGTGGCCGGCTACGTCCTGTCCAATTTCGACGACGGGGAGCGCCGCCAGTTGGAGGAGCTCATCCCCCGGGCGCTGGACATGACCGAGTGCTGGGTGCGGGAGGGGCTGTCGGTGGCCATGAACCGGTTCAACCGGAAGGCCTGA
- a CDS encoding 50S ribosomal protein L25/general stress protein Ctc produces MSTDKSTLEAKAREGSGKGFARRLRGQGLVPAVVYGKHLEKPVHIAVDPKSVKAAINTPHKFNTLIQLKLASGDQQVLLKDYQMDPVTREILHVDFIGVRENEQVKVNVPLVLTGKAQGVADGGLLTQARRELEVWALPNAIPERIEVDVTAMKIAEALHVNDIKLPAGVSIKTNVNYTLAVLSAPESAEAAPAAAAAAAPAAAPAAAKAGDKAAPAAAAKAPAKK; encoded by the coding sequence ATGTCCACCGACAAGAGCACCCTCGAGGCGAAGGCGCGTGAAGGTTCCGGCAAGGGCTTTGCCCGCCGTCTGCGCGGCCAGGGTCTGGTCCCCGCCGTGGTGTACGGCAAGCACCTGGAGAAGCCGGTGCACATCGCCGTGGACCCCAAGAGCGTGAAGGCGGCCATTAACACGCCGCACAAGTTCAACACGCTCATCCAGCTGAAGCTGGCCAGCGGCGACCAGCAGGTCCTCCTGAAGGACTACCAGATGGACCCCGTCACGCGCGAAATCCTGCACGTGGACTTCATCGGCGTGCGTGAGAACGAGCAGGTGAAGGTGAACGTGCCGCTCGTGCTGACGGGCAAGGCGCAGGGCGTGGCGGACGGTGGTCTGCTCACCCAGGCCCGCCGCGAGCTCGAGGTGTGGGCGCTGCCGAACGCCATCCCGGAGCGCATCGAGGTGGACGTGACGGCGATGAAGATCGCCGAGGCGCTGCACGTCAACGACATCAAGCTGCCCGCGGGCGTCTCCATCAAGACGAACGTCAACTACACCCTGGCCGTGCTGAGCGCGCCCGAGTCCGCCGAGGCGGCTCCGGCGGCGGCGGCGGCTGCGGCTCCCGCGGCGGCTCCGGCGGCGGCGAAGGCCGGCGACAAGGCGGCCCCCGCGGCGGCGGCCAAGGCTCCCGCGAAGAAGTAG
- a CDS encoding ribose-phosphate pyrophosphokinase: protein MQPRDFKIFAGSSNPGLAHRICEYLKRPLGKAEVGRFSDGEIHVEIGENVRGHDVFIFQSTCPPANDHLMEMLIMCDALKRASAGSITAVIPYYGYARQDRKVAPRTPITAKLIADLLEVAGAERVVSMDMHAGQIQGFFNIPSDHLYGSPVFLEDLRKRFPESQELVIVSPDAGGVERARAYSKRLNTGLAIIDKRRPRPNASEVMNLIGDVTGKDAVLVDDMVDTAGTLTQAAAALKAKGARRVVAYAVHPILSGPAIQRIQDSVLEEVVFTDTVPLSPAALACSKIRVLTTERLFGEAIARIHRADSLSSLFV from the coding sequence ATGCAGCCGCGCGACTTCAAGATCTTCGCCGGGAGCTCGAATCCCGGCCTGGCTCACCGAATCTGCGAGTACCTCAAGCGTCCGCTCGGCAAGGCCGAAGTGGGTCGCTTCTCCGACGGTGAAATCCACGTCGAGATTGGAGAGAACGTCCGCGGTCACGACGTCTTCATCTTCCAGTCCACGTGCCCGCCGGCCAATGACCACCTGATGGAGATGCTCATCATGTGCGACGCCCTGAAGCGGGCGAGCGCGGGCTCCATCACGGCGGTGATTCCGTACTACGGGTACGCACGCCAGGACCGCAAGGTGGCGCCGCGCACGCCCATCACGGCCAAGCTCATCGCGGACCTCCTGGAGGTCGCGGGCGCCGAGCGCGTGGTGTCCATGGACATGCACGCCGGGCAGATCCAGGGCTTCTTCAACATCCCCTCGGACCACCTGTACGGCTCGCCGGTGTTCCTGGAGGATTTGCGCAAGCGCTTCCCGGAGTCGCAGGAGCTGGTCATCGTGTCGCCGGACGCCGGCGGCGTCGAGCGCGCGCGCGCCTACTCCAAGCGGCTGAACACGGGCCTGGCCATCATCGACAAGCGCCGCCCGCGCCCCAACGCCTCGGAGGTGATGAACCTCATCGGCGACGTCACGGGCAAGGACGCGGTGCTGGTGGACGACATGGTGGACACCGCCGGCACGCTCACCCAGGCGGCCGCGGCGCTGAAGGCCAAGGGCGCCCGGCGCGTGGTCGCGTACGCGGTGCACCCCATCCTCTCCGGCCCCGCCATCCAGCGCATCCAGGACTCGGTGCTGGAGGAGGTCGTCTTCACGGACACGGTGCCGCTGTCGCCCGCGGCCCTGGCCTGCTCGAAGATCCGCGTGCTCACCACCGAGCGCCTCTTCGGGGAAGCCATCGCCCGCATCCACCGGGCCGACTCGCTCAGCTCGCTGTTCGTCTGA
- the spoVG gene encoding septation regulator SpoVG codes for MNITDVRVFPVEEDKLKAYVTITLDHCFVIRDLKVIHGSSGLFIAMPAKKRKDGTYKDIAHPLNADTRSQMERVILMEYERHLHQAQAGMLGPMPADLD; via the coding sequence ATGAACATCACCGACGTCCGGGTGTTTCCGGTCGAAGAGGACAAGCTCAAGGCGTACGTCACCATCACCCTGGATCACTGCTTCGTCATTCGCGACCTGAAGGTCATCCACGGCTCCTCGGGGCTGTTCATCGCGATGCCGGCGAAGAAGCGGAAAGATGGGACGTACAAGGATATAGCCCACCCGCTCAACGCGGATACGCGCAGTCAGATGGAGCGCGTCATCCTCATGGAGTACGAGCGGCACCTCCATCAGGCGCAAGCCGGGATGCTCGGTCCGATGCCAGCGGATCTCGACTAA
- a CDS encoding DUF5658 family protein produces MATTTVEQVQGAIQGGRASFYASPASVALLMLNLMDGLFTLLFLQLGVAEELNPLMRLAYEQSPMFFMFSKLLIVNAGLWLLCLHRRLRASRVAIRAGAVVYGIIVVYHLAFLTHLVLHWPGALG; encoded by the coding sequence GTGGCGACGACGACGGTGGAGCAGGTTCAGGGCGCAATCCAGGGTGGGCGGGCTTCCTTCTACGCGTCACCGGCGTCGGTGGCGCTCCTGATGCTGAACCTGATGGACGGGCTGTTCACGCTGCTCTTCCTGCAGTTGGGCGTGGCGGAGGAGCTCAACCCGCTCATGCGCCTGGCCTACGAGCAGTCACCGATGTTCTTCATGTTCTCCAAGCTGCTCATCGTGAACGCGGGCCTGTGGCTCTTGTGCCTGCACCGCCGGCTGAGGGCCAGCCGCGTCGCCATCCGGGCGGGCGCCGTCGTGTACGGCATCATCGTGGTCTACCATCTGGCTTTTCTGACCCACCTGGTCCTGCACTGGCCGGGAGCCCTGGGGTAG
- a CDS encoding thymidine kinase, which yields MHQFPKDIGWIEVICGSMFSGKTEELIRRVQRAVYGKQKVQVFKPRIDNRYDETSVVSHSKLRVTSTPVERAEEIFYRLAPDTQVVGIDEVQFFGTEVVAVVEALANKGLRVICAGLDQDYQGRPFEPMPQLMAVAEYVTKELAICVVCGNPANRSQRIVSSGERVVVGAAGAYEPRCRKCHVPEPSEGTPPQTLELFD from the coding sequence TTGCACCAATTCCCCAAAGATATCGGGTGGATAGAGGTCATCTGCGGTTCGATGTTCTCCGGTAAGACGGAGGAGTTGATCCGCCGCGTCCAGCGTGCCGTGTACGGCAAGCAGAAGGTGCAGGTGTTCAAGCCTCGCATCGATAACCGGTACGACGAGACGTCGGTCGTCAGCCACTCCAAGCTCCGGGTGACGTCCACGCCGGTGGAGCGGGCTGAAGAGATTTTTTACCGGTTGGCGCCCGACACGCAGGTGGTGGGCATCGACGAGGTGCAGTTCTTCGGCACCGAGGTGGTCGCGGTGGTGGAGGCGCTCGCCAACAAGGGCCTGCGGGTCATCTGCGCGGGGCTGGACCAGGACTACCAGGGGCGCCCGTTCGAACCCATGCCGCAATTGATGGCCGTCGCGGAGTACGTGACGAAGGAGCTGGCCATCTGCGTGGTGTGTGGGAATCCGGCCAATCGCTCCCAACGCATCGTGTCCAGTGGTGAGCGGGTGGTGGTGGGCGCCGCGGGCGCGTACGAGCCGCGCTGCCGCAAGTGTCACGTGCCGGAGCCCTCCGAGGGCACGCCGCCGCAGACGCTGGAGTTGTTCGACTGA